The Terriglobales bacterium region ATCCTGGGGTCGTTGCGGCCACGGACTTGCAGGTGCCTGCGAAGGCACGCAAGGAGTTCGAACGAGCGCAACGGGCGCTCGAAGCGGGCGACGTCGCTCGCGCGCAAGCGCATTTTCGCAAGGCCATCGAGCGTTACCCGCAATATGCGCACGCCTGGAACGACCTCGGCATCACGTACATGCAGACGGGGGACCACGAGCGCGGTCGCGAAGCCTTCGAGAAGGCCATCGCTGCCGACGACAAGTACGGTGAAGCTCTGCTGAACCTCGCCAAGGTCCGGGCGAGCGAGAACAAGAACCCCGAAGCCGAAGCGCTGCTGCAGCGGGCCCTGGCCACCAGTCCCAACAATCCGGAAACGCTCACGGTGCTGGCGAACATCCTGCTCCTGGAGAACAAGCTGGAAGAGGCTGCGACCACGGCTGCCAAGGTGCACTCGCTCGAGCACAGCCGCTTTGCCATCGCCCACTGGATCGCCGGCCGCGCCCTTGAACTTCAACACAAGGACGCCGATGCTATCGCGGAGTACACCACCTACCTGAGCGAATCGCCGGATGGCGCGATGGCCGAGCAGGCCAAGGCGTCGCTCAAGTCACTCCGCGAGCACTGAAGCGTCCGGAGACGCGCTGCCGGAAGCCCGGTAGCGTCAACGGATGTCGAAGGCGGTCGCATTCGAAGCGGAGGTGTCGCCTCCGAAATCCTTCGTAACGACTTCGAGCGTGTAGTTGCCGGCGGGCAACGACTTCAGGCTGAGTTGCGCGACGAACCAGACGGTATCCGGCCGGATCCCGGGGATGGCTTGCACGTTCTTCTCCGGGATCGAGCCCAGGGCCTTACCGCCCTGTTTCACGTTGAAGACAGCGCCGACGCGCGGCTTCCTTGTCTGCGCGTCCAGCGCAAGCCCGCTCGCGGCGACCACCGCGATCAGCCTTCCGCCTTCGGAGAGCGCGGGGGTGGCCGGCTGATGAAACCGTGCGTTGCCGATGCAGAGCGCCTCGGCGTGGTCGGGACACTCCGCCTGCTCCATCTCGGTCGCGAGCACGATGTCGGAAAGCTGCGGCGAGCCGGTGGTCGGCATCCTCAGCTTGGCCGAGGCCGCGCCGTAGCGCCCGTCGGGGATGCGCAACAGCAGGTCGACGGACGCGATCTGGTCGGAGAACGGCAGCTGTCCCTGGAAGGTGATGTTGCCCTTGCGCTCCGCTGCCTCGGCGACCAGGCGCCACTCCTTCTCGTAGCTGGTGACGATGCGCCCCTCGCGGTCGCGCCCCACCACGATCACGTTCAGCGGCGGGCTCTTCTCATTCGCGCCGACGGCCAGCTGTGCGGGCACCGAATACGAGATCGGGACGTAATAGGAGCCATCGGGAGCGAGCATTACCGTGGCCTGCATCGCAGGGGAGAGCGAGCTCCTGACCGTGCCGGCATTCACCGAAGCGAGCAGCTGCGCGCCGGCAGGGCTCATCATGACGCCGCGGCCTTGCGGGATCGCCCAGTACCCCTTGCGATGGCGGATCTGCAGGCCTTCGCCCGCCACCTGCACGCGCAGCGTGCGGAACGTGCCATCGGCCACCGGATCGCTCGGACGGAACGTCATCACGTAGAAACTGTTCGTCTCATTGATGATGCGTGTGAATGCCGGTTGCAGGTCGTTGGTGTTCTTCACGAGGAAGCCGCCGGTGGAAGTCGCGAGCAAGTCGAGCTGGTCGGTGAGCGACCTGTCGCCCAGGATCTTCATGCGGTCGAACTTCGATTCGCCCCCCATGGTGTCGCCGATGCCTTGTTCGGAGATCTCGTTGATCTGCGAATTCAGGGCGGTGATGCCGCGCCGCTCGATCCCCACGCCGGTGTCGAGGCCGCTGGGGTCGATGACATAGAACGAGACGTTGGCCTGGTCGGCGGTGGCGATCAGCGCGTCCATCTGCGGGTTCGCGCCCGAGGCATAGGGGAAGCCTTCGGAGAAGACGATCACGTTCTTGCGCCCGGGCAGGTCGCGGTAGGCAAGCGCGATCGAGCGCAGCGCGACCATGATGTCGCGCACCTGGAAGGTGTTCGCCAGGCTGAGGAAGCCGCGCAGCGTGTTGATCTCGCGCATGTAGGCCTGCGCGAAGGGGTTGGAAGGACCACTGCGCGAGCCGGCTGAGGGCCCGAGTTGCGCGGTGCCGGAGGCCGACATGGCTTCCGGATGCGCCATCAGGTACAGTTCGTCGATCTGCTCCTGGATGGCGCGCCGGTCTGTTCCCGTGATCGTCCCGCGCGAGGCGCGGCGCTCGAGCGCATCCAGCGTCTTTCCCGCCTGTTCATAGTCGGCGGTGAAAGGCAGCGCGAGATGCAGCCCATGCTCGATGTAATAGATCGCGACCTGCGGATGTTCGGTCGTGACCTTGCGCAGATGCTGCAACACGGCATCGCAGGACCGCTTGATGTTCATCGGCCGGTTATCGGAGAGATCGAGCACCACCGTGATGAACTGCGGGAAGGCCGGCTTGGTCGGGGCGGTGGAGATGCGCGGCGCGCCGGCCGGCGCCTCGGTCGCTCCCGGTGTGAGCGTGGGCGCGGAAAAGTTCACGATCTTCTGCTCCACGCCATTTTCCAGGATCTTGAACGCGGAGGCGTCCAACCCGGTCACCACGTGGCCCTTCTTGTCGGTGACGATGGCGTCGACCACCACCAGCGTGGTCTCGGATCGGAACTCGGTAGGCGGCTTCGCTTCCTGGCCGCGCGTGCTGGTGCCCGCCAACAGCAAGCCGCCGAGGACGGCCACGGCCAACAAGGAGCAGGTTCTCTTCTTCATGCCATCAACCATTCCCGCACCATTTCCCGAGCCTTGGCGCCCTCGAGCGTTCCACGCACGCCATCGAGCACCCGCAAGCGTGCCTCCTGTCCACGGCCGTAAAAGCCCGCCCAGTATGGCACCAGTATCCTGTCTCCCGCCGGCTGGACCGCGATCTCCAGCTTGCCCGCGCGAAAGAAGCCCTGGCGGTAGATCA contains the following coding sequences:
- a CDS encoding tetratricopeptide repeat protein — protein: MLLAASACAQRPGAKSVDLRIYVRYAETSKPVPRVRVELIDANTGVPAQSNYTTEEGTLELRQIEPGYYRIRVSDLSLETTTSDAFDLNASGSQTIHVPRRKGAPVVGNPGVVAATDLQVPAKARKEFERAQRALEAGDVARAQAHFRKAIERYPQYAHAWNDLGITYMQTGDHERGREAFEKAIAADDKYGEALLNLAKVRASENKNPEAEALLQRALATSPNNPETLTVLANILLLENKLEEAATTAAKVHSLEHSRFAIAHWIAGRALELQHKDADAIAEYTTYLSESPDGAMAEQAKASLKSLREH
- a CDS encoding VWA domain-containing protein codes for the protein MKKRTCSLLAVAVLGGLLLAGTSTRGQEAKPPTEFRSETTLVVVDAIVTDKKGHVVTGLDASAFKILENGVEQKIVNFSAPTLTPGATEAPAGAPRISTAPTKPAFPQFITVVLDLSDNRPMNIKRSCDAVLQHLRKVTTEHPQVAIYYIEHGLHLALPFTADYEQAGKTLDALERRASRGTITGTDRRAIQEQIDELYLMAHPEAMSASGTAQLGPSAGSRSGPSNPFAQAYMREINTLRGFLSLANTFQVRDIMVALRSIALAYRDLPGRKNVIVFSEGFPYASGANPQMDALIATADQANVSFYVIDPSGLDTGVGIERRGITALNSQINEISEQGIGDTMGGESKFDRMKILGDRSLTDQLDLLATSTGGFLVKNTNDLQPAFTRIINETNSFYVMTFRPSDPVADGTFRTLRVQVAGEGLQIRHRKGYWAIPQGRGVMMSPAGAQLLASVNAGTVRSSLSPAMQATVMLAPDGSYYVPISYSVPAQLAVGANEKSPPLNVIVVGRDREGRIVTSYEKEWRLVAEAAERKGNITFQGQLPFSDQIASVDLLLRIPDGRYGAASAKLRMPTTGSPQLSDIVLATEMEQAECPDHAEALCIGNARFHQPATPALSEGGRLIAVVAASGLALDAQTRKPRVGAVFNVKQGGKALGSIPEKNVQAIPGIRPDTVWFVAQLSLKSLPAGNYTLEVVTKDFGGDTSASNATAFDIR